One genomic region from Terasakiella sp. SH-1 encodes:
- a CDS encoding response regulator: protein MNKTVLIVEDNEMNMKLFNDLLQAHSYNTVQTNSGHNVKELIAKHQPDLIILDIQLPEISGFDIAAMLKNDVASKQIPLIAVTAFAMKGDQEKILQAGCDGYLSKPISVPLFLETVSKFLA from the coding sequence ATGAATAAAACAGTCCTTATTGTTGAAGACAATGAAATGAACATGAAATTGTTCAATGACTTGTTGCAGGCCCATAGCTACAACACCGTACAAACCAACAGCGGCCATAATGTCAAAGAGCTGATTGCAAAACATCAGCCCGACCTGATCATTCTGGATATTCAATTGCCTGAAATTTCCGGCTTTGACATTGCCGCCATGCTTAAAAATGACGTTGCTTCCAAACAAATCCCCCTTATTGCCGTCACCGCTTTTGCCATGAAGGGGGATCAGGAGAAAATCCTGCAAGCCGGATGTGACGGCTATCTCTCCAAGCCCATCTCCGTGCCTTTGTTTCTGGAAACAGTTTCCAAATTTCTGGCATAA
- the rpmG gene encoding 50S ribosomal protein L33, whose product MAKPTTIQVRLVSTADTGYFYVTKKNPRNITEKLEFRKYDPVVRKHVLFKEAKIK is encoded by the coding sequence ATGGCTAAGCCAACCACCATTCAGGTTAGACTGGTAAGCACCGCTGACACAGGTTATTTCTACGTCACGAAGAAAAACCCGCGTAACATCACCGAGAAGCTGGAATTCCGCAAATACGACCCGGTGGTACGCAAGCACGTGCTTTTCAAAGAAGCTAAGATTAAATAA
- a CDS encoding S41 family peptidase, protein MTPQLTAEQAWLGDFANQINQVLPADEVSSVLASGFYNVSERALTPVDVRSLGLEGMRGLATIDPEIIIEENNGVIEVHYGERFLKAVVEPLAHDSESWSDAVYEVLEALWPHSHDLAATNAERIYEAVFDAALSNLDIFSRYAGKKEAERHRDRREGFGGVGMALKKIDERFLISHAQVQGPAYKAGVRQGDMVVRVNDEPVIGKSLFEVNALLRGKIQTELSLLIERPDTGVSQTVFIWRELVIPQTVFSTYDDGILSIRLSGFNERTVGTVSQDVQDYALMHGHRFKGIILDLRNNPGGLLKRAVQVADLFVAGGRIISTQGRHPDSFETYEADLIDVAQGRPIVVLLNGKSASASEIVAAALQDRARGVVVGSSSYGKGTVQSVQRLPNDGEVTVTWSRLIAPSGYAFHGLGVRPSVCTSGVKSNSERGPALWEVSGQRLRKDWQTVGIEDRTGRKNLRQSCAPDHQKNRIDMDVARNLILDSSLYQRFRGFTTIATVAQ, encoded by the coding sequence GTGACCCCTCAGCTCACGGCTGAACAGGCATGGTTAGGGGATTTTGCCAACCAGATTAATCAGGTTCTGCCCGCAGATGAGGTATCATCGGTTTTAGCCTCGGGTTTTTATAATGTGTCAGAACGCGCCTTGACCCCGGTGGATGTTCGCTCCTTAGGGCTGGAAGGCATGCGAGGGCTGGCGACCATTGACCCTGAAATTATCATTGAAGAAAACAACGGGGTGATTGAGGTTCATTACGGAGAGCGCTTTCTCAAGGCAGTGGTGGAACCTCTTGCCCATGATAGTGAAAGCTGGTCTGACGCCGTTTACGAGGTGCTGGAAGCGCTTTGGCCCCATTCCCATGATCTGGCTGCAACGAACGCTGAACGCATCTATGAGGCGGTTTTTGATGCAGCCCTGTCCAATCTGGATATCTTCTCACGTTATGCCGGAAAGAAAGAGGCTGAACGTCACCGTGATCGCCGTGAAGGGTTTGGCGGTGTGGGGATGGCGCTTAAAAAAATTGATGAACGTTTCCTGATTAGTCATGCTCAGGTTCAAGGACCTGCCTATAAAGCCGGGGTTCGCCAAGGCGACATGGTGGTACGCGTTAATGATGAACCTGTCATTGGTAAGTCTTTATTTGAAGTCAACGCCTTGCTGCGTGGGAAAATTCAGACAGAACTGTCTCTTTTGATTGAACGCCCTGATACAGGTGTCAGCCAAACCGTGTTTATCTGGCGTGAGCTGGTGATCCCGCAAACCGTGTTTAGTACCTATGACGATGGGATTCTTTCCATCCGTTTATCTGGTTTTAATGAACGTACCGTGGGGACGGTTTCACAGGACGTACAGGATTATGCCTTGATGCATGGGCATCGTTTTAAAGGGATTATACTGGATTTGCGCAATAACCCCGGTGGACTGCTGAAACGGGCAGTACAGGTTGCAGACCTGTTTGTAGCTGGGGGGCGGATTATTTCCACACAGGGGCGTCATCCCGATAGTTTTGAAACCTATGAGGCTGACCTGATTGATGTGGCGCAGGGACGCCCTATTGTGGTGCTGCTGAATGGAAAAAGTGCGTCTGCCTCTGAAATTGTGGCCGCAGCTTTGCAAGACCGTGCCCGTGGTGTGGTTGTTGGCAGTTCTTCTTATGGCAAGGGGACTGTGCAATCGGTACAGCGCTTGCCTAATGATGGGGAAGTCACGGTGACATGGTCACGCCTGATTGCGCCCAGTGGTTATGCCTTTCATGGATTGGGTGTGCGGCCGTCGGTTTGTACAAGTGGGGTCAAAAGCAATAGTGAACGGGGACCAGCCTTATGGGAAGTGAGTGGTCAACGCTTGAGAAAAGATTGGCAAACGGTGGGAATTGAAGATCGCACCGGGCGTAAAAACTTGCGTCAATCTTGTGCACCAGATCATCAAAAAAACAGAATCGATATGGATGTTGCGCGTAATCTCATTCTTGATTCCAGCTTATATCAACGTTTCAGGGGCTTTACGACCATTGCAACAGTGGCGCAATAG
- the rnr gene encoding ribonuclease R, which translates to MTDNTRKPVPFPTKAQIVEFINESPGKVGKREIARAFALLGPAKIQLKKILRELEKDGKIGRGGKRRFATPGSMPDVTVLEITGIDTDGELLAKPLSWQGDDEPPKVYVAQSGGRTAYGLRDRVLCRMHKISAKEYEAQVIRQISEAPSRILGIYQSGGDQGRLIPTDRRAKSEFIIAHENALEAENGELVLCEPLPGRVFGLKPARVVERLGDTNQPKAVSLVCIHAHDIPSEFPSEAVEQAENAKAVPLGKRVDLREIPLVTIDGPDARDFDDAVFAEADMDENNKGGWHIIVAIADVSHYVRGGDDLDRSAYERGNSVYFPDRVVPMLPEALSNGWCSLVPHEDRGCLAVHMWIDKDGKLLRHKFIRGLMRSHARLTYEQAQAARDGQTDEVTEQLIETVINPLYGAYDSFLCYREARNVLELDVPERKIAFNEEGQVASIDKRQRLDSHKLIEEFMITANVAAAEALEQKRQPCMYRIHDAPGLEKMEALRQFLGSLDIKLAKGQQPSPKIFNRILNDVRETDQNHMVNQVVLRSQSQAEYNPENIGHFGLALSRYAHFTSPIRRYSDLLVHRALIRGYGLGEGGLESDGKDFADMGDHLSKTERRAAAAERDAMDRYTTLFMADRVGASFGARINGVTRFGLFVTLDETGADGLVPIRSLPHDYYDHDEQLHTLVGKRSGFTFRLGQTVEVKLMEADVVTGGMVFNIVLSDKDVAKAAKLGGGGRRPKKGHRKGFKKAPKSRRRTR; encoded by the coding sequence GTGACAGACAACACCAGAAAACCAGTCCCTTTTCCGACCAAAGCCCAGATCGTGGAATTTATCAATGAGTCACCGGGCAAGGTCGGCAAACGTGAAATTGCGCGTGCTTTTGCCTTGCTAGGGCCTGCGAAAATTCAGCTTAAGAAGATTTTGAGAGAGCTGGAAAAAGACGGCAAAATTGGTCGTGGCGGTAAACGCCGTTTTGCCACACCGGGTTCTATGCCCGATGTGACCGTGTTGGAAATTACGGGTATTGATACGGATGGTGAATTGCTGGCCAAACCATTGAGCTGGCAAGGCGATGATGAACCGCCCAAGGTCTATGTCGCCCAGTCTGGCGGGCGCACAGCCTATGGCCTGCGCGATCGTGTGTTATGTCGCATGCACAAAATCTCGGCCAAGGAATATGAAGCTCAGGTCATTCGTCAGATTTCAGAAGCCCCCTCGCGCATCTTGGGGATTTATCAAAGTGGTGGTGATCAGGGCCGCTTGATCCCGACAGATCGCCGGGCAAAATCTGAATTCATCATTGCCCATGAAAATGCCTTGGAGGCCGAAAATGGCGAGCTGGTGCTATGTGAACCGCTACCGGGGCGGGTCTTTGGCCTAAAGCCTGCCCGTGTGGTGGAACGTCTGGGCGATACCAATCAGCCCAAGGCGGTTTCGCTGGTATGCATTCATGCCCATGACATCCCGTCTGAATTCCCGAGCGAAGCGGTTGAGCAAGCGGAAAATGCCAAGGCGGTACCGCTGGGCAAACGGGTGGATTTACGTGAAATCCCATTGGTGACTATTGATGGGCCGGATGCGCGTGATTTTGACGATGCGGTCTTTGCCGAAGCCGATATGGATGAAAATAACAAAGGCGGCTGGCATATTATTGTCGCCATTGCCGATGTCTCCCATTATGTGCGCGGTGGTGATGATCTGGATCGTTCAGCTTACGAGAGGGGGAATTCAGTCTATTTCCCGGATCGTGTGGTGCCCATGCTGCCCGAAGCTCTGTCAAATGGCTGGTGCTCGTTGGTGCCTCATGAAGACCGTGGTTGTCTGGCCGTTCATATGTGGATTGATAAAGATGGCAAATTGCTGCGCCATAAATTTATCCGTGGCCTGATGCGCAGCCATGCGCGTCTGACCTATGAACAAGCCCAAGCTGCGCGTGATGGTCAGACAGACGAGGTGACAGAACAGCTGATCGAAACGGTGATTAATCCGCTTTATGGTGCCTATGACAGTTTCCTGTGCTATCGCGAGGCACGCAATGTGTTGGAACTGGATGTGCCGGAACGAAAGATCGCTTTTAACGAAGAAGGTCAGGTCGCTTCCATTGATAAACGTCAGCGCCTTGATAGTCACAAGCTGATTGAGGAATTCATGATCACGGCCAATGTGGCCGCAGCCGAAGCCTTGGAACAGAAGCGTCAGCCCTGCATGTATCGTATCCACGATGCGCCGGGTCTGGAAAAGATGGAAGCCTTGCGTCAGTTCCTTGGCTCTCTTGATATCAAGCTGGCAAAAGGTCAGCAGCCGAGCCCGAAAATCTTTAACCGTATCTTGAATGATGTGCGTGAAACCGATCAAAACCATATGGTCAATCAGGTGGTGCTGCGTTCTCAATCCCAAGCGGAATATAACCCGGAAAATATCGGTCACTTTGGCTTGGCGCTAAGCCGTTATGCGCATTTCACATCTCCCATTCGACGCTATTCTGACCTGTTGGTTCATCGCGCCCTGATTCGAGGTTATGGCCTTGGGGAAGGTGGGCTGGAAAGCGATGGCAAAGATTTTGCCGATATGGGTGATCATCTCTCTAAAACAGAACGTCGCGCGGCTGCGGCAGAACGCGATGCCATGGATCGCTACACCACCTTGTTTATGGCTGATCGTGTCGGGGCGAGCTTTGGGGCGCGCATTAATGGGGTGACTCGTTTTGGCCTGTTTGTCACACTGGATGAAACAGGTGCCGATGGCTTGGTGCCGATCCGCAGTTTGCCTCATGATTATTACGATCATGATGAGCAGCTTCATACATTAGTGGGTAAGCGCAGTGGCTTCACCTTCCGTTTGGGGCAGACCGTAGAGGTCAAGCTGATGGAAGCCGATGTGGTTACAGGTGGCATGGTGTTTAATATCGTGCTGAGCGATAAGGATGTTGCCAAGGCAGCAAAACTGGGGGGTGGTGGACGTCGCCCCAAGAAAGGCCATCGCAAAGGCTTTAAAAAAGCACCGAAAAGCAGAAGACGTACAAGGTGA
- the topA gene encoding type I DNA topoisomerase, giving the protein MNVVVVESPAKAKTINKYLGKDYKVFASYGHIRDLPAKDGSVRPDDGFSMDWEMDARSKKQFKEITDAMKGADKLFLATDPDREGEAISWHVQEVLEKKRLLKGVDVKRIVFHEITKQAVLDAVASPREINQELVEAYLARRALDYLVGFNLSPVLWRKLPGSRSAGRVQSVALRLICEREAEIEAFKSDEYWTVDAKFTTPKKKTLAANLTHLNGEKLAKLSIGNENAANGAVATVEAGTYTVGDVERKKTRRNPAPPFTTSTLQQEASRKLGFGAKRTMQVAQKLYEGINIGGETVGLITYMRTDAVSLSNEAIFAARDLIKDQYGENYLPKAPRTYKTKQKNAQEAHEAIRPTGVSRRPEAMAQYLDADQLKLYTLIWKRTVACQMESAVLDQVGVVIQNEDKQTWLRASGSVIVFDGFLTLYQEGRDDAADDDEKGGKMLPDVQTGDKLNLGPVKAEQHFTQPPPRYSEASLVKKMEELGIGRPSTYASIISVLQDRDYVRLDKKRFIPEDRGRLVTAFLANFFERYVQYDFTANLEDQLDEISNGQEDWQKVLREFWVAFSGAVDDTKELRVRDVLDTLNKELAEHFFTEREDGKDPRSCPTCADGSLSLKLGKFGAFIGCSNYPECNYTRPLVKDEGDQALPDLDSGPKELGVDPETDQMVTMRRGPYGLYVQIGDIDPEDKKKKPKRASLTADMNPAEVDLQAALKLLSLPRNVGIFPETGEVIKAGIGRFGPYVSVGKTFVSIKEDSPYTIGENRAIALIHEKMEKTQMVVLGQHPDEKKDIILQNGRWGPFVKVGRINVRLPKDMDREEVTLEWAIEALNKKGAGAKKKKAPAKKKPAAKKTAAKKPAAKKTTTAKKKAPAKKKAASE; this is encoded by the coding sequence ATGAACGTTGTTGTCGTAGAATCGCCAGCCAAGGCCAAAACGATCAATAAATATCTGGGCAAGGATTATAAGGTTTTTGCCTCTTATGGTCACATTCGTGACTTGCCGGCCAAAGATGGGTCGGTGCGCCCCGATGATGGATTCTCCATGGATTGGGAAATGGATGCGCGTTCTAAAAAGCAGTTCAAAGAAATTACAGACGCCATGAAGGGCGCAGACAAACTGTTTCTCGCAACTGACCCCGATCGCGAAGGGGAGGCCATTTCATGGCATGTTCAGGAAGTGCTGGAGAAAAAACGTCTGCTTAAAGGGGTCGATGTTAAACGTATCGTCTTCCACGAAATTACCAAACAGGCTGTTCTGGATGCGGTTGCATCCCCGCGAGAGATCAATCAGGAACTGGTCGAAGCTTATCTTGCGCGCCGTGCGCTGGATTATCTTGTGGGCTTTAACCTGTCGCCTGTGTTGTGGCGCAAATTGCCGGGTTCGCGTTCTGCCGGGCGTGTACAGTCTGTTGCCCTGCGCCTGATTTGTGAGCGTGAGGCCGAGATTGAAGCCTTTAAGTCTGATGAATATTGGACGGTGGATGCCAAATTCACCACACCGAAGAAAAAGACACTGGCGGCAAACCTCACTCATTTAAACGGTGAAAAGCTGGCGAAACTGTCCATTGGCAATGAAAATGCGGCCAATGGTGCGGTTGCAACTGTGGAAGCCGGGACCTATACGGTCGGTGATGTGGAACGTAAGAAAACACGTCGCAATCCCGCCCCGCCATTTACAACATCAACCTTGCAGCAAGAAGCCTCGCGCAAATTGGGTTTTGGGGCCAAACGCACCATGCAGGTGGCGCAGAAGCTTTATGAAGGGATCAATATCGGCGGGGAAACCGTTGGTTTGATCACCTATATGCGTACCGATGCGGTGAGCCTGTCAAACGAAGCTATTTTTGCTGCGCGTGATCTGATTAAAGATCAATATGGTGAAAACTATCTGCCGAAAGCACCGCGCACTTATAAGACCAAACAGAAGAACGCACAGGAAGCCCACGAAGCGATCCGCCCGACAGGTGTCAGCCGTCGCCCGGAAGCCATGGCGCAATATCTCGATGCGGACCAGCTGAAACTTTATACCCTGATCTGGAAACGCACCGTTGCCTGTCAGATGGAAAGCGCTGTGCTGGATCAAGTGGGCGTGGTCATCCAAAATGAAGATAAGCAGACTTGGTTGCGTGCCAGCGGTTCTGTCATCGTCTTTGATGGTTTCCTGACGCTTTATCAGGAAGGTCGTGATGATGCGGCTGATGATGATGAAAAAGGTGGCAAGATGCTGCCGGATGTTCAAACTGGTGACAAGCTAAACCTTGGTCCGGTCAAGGCAGAACAGCATTTCACCCAGCCGCCCCCGCGCTATTCGGAAGCCTCGCTGGTGAAAAAGATGGAAGAGCTCGGCATCGGTCGTCCATCCACTTATGCCAGCATCATTTCCGTGCTTCAGGATCGCGATTATGTGCGTTTGGATAAAAAACGCTTTATCCCGGAAGATCGTGGCCGTTTGGTGACAGCCTTCTTGGCGAACTTCTTTGAACGTTATGTCCAATATGATTTCACCGCCAACCTTGAAGATCAGCTGGATGAAATTTCCAATGGTCAGGAAGACTGGCAGAAAGTCTTGCGTGAATTCTGGGTGGCCTTTAGTGGTGCGGTGGATGATACCAAGGAATTGCGTGTACGCGATGTACTGGATACCTTGAACAAGGAACTGGCAGAACATTTCTTTACCGAACGCGAAGATGGTAAAGACCCACGCTCTTGCCCGACTTGCGCCGATGGCAGCTTGAGCTTGAAATTGGGAAAATTTGGCGCCTTTATTGGGTGCTCTAACTATCCTGAGTGTAACTACACCCGTCCGCTGGTCAAGGATGAAGGCGATCAGGCACTGCCTGATCTGGATTCCGGGCCCAAAGAGTTGGGTGTTGACCCTGAAACTGATCAAATGGTGACCATGCGTCGCGGGCCTTATGGGCTTTATGTTCAGATCGGGGATATTGATCCGGAAGACAAAAAGAAAAAGCCCAAGCGGGCATCGCTGACCGCAGATATGAACCCGGCGGAAGTGGACCTTCAGGCAGCACTCAAGCTGTTGTCCTTGCCACGTAATGTGGGGATTTTCCCGGAAACAGGCGAAGTGATTAAGGCGGGCATTGGTCGTTTCGGCCCTTATGTTTCTGTGGGTAAGACCTTTGTGTCTATCAAGGAAGATAGCCCTTATACCATCGGTGAAAACCGCGCCATTGCCCTGATCCATGAAAAAATGGAAAAGACGCAAATGGTGGTTTTGGGCCAACATCCGGATGAGAAAAAAGACATCATCCTGCAAAATGGCCGTTGGGGTCCGTTTGTGAAAGTGGGCCGCATCAATGTACGCCTGCCAAAAGACATGGACCGTGAAGAAGTGACCTTGGAATGGGCGATTGAAGCCCTGAACAAGAAAGGCGCGGGTGCAAAGAAGAAGAAAGCCCCTGCCAAAAAGAAACCTGCGGCCAAAAAAACGGCCGCAAAAAAGCCCGCGGCCAAGAAGACAACAACAGCAAAGAAAAAAGCCCCTGCTAAAAAGAAGGCAGCAAGCGAGTAA
- the dprA gene encoding DNA-processing protein DprA encodes MGSSSLTSDERLAWLRLIRSENVGPVTFYRLLEQFGTAKEALDAVPHLAKKGGRKKAIKICSRREALDELEQLDEIGAKMVLRDEATYPPLLAHVEDAPPILTVRGHEHLLTKRAVAIVGARNASINGCKFAAQIARELGQGGLLVVSGLARGVDGAAHAASLETGTVGVQGGGVDVIYPKENTTLYNEMVERGCVIAESKMGTRPQARHFPRRNRIISGMCRAIVVVEASPRSGSLISARMALEQGREVFAVPGSPLDPRSKGTNALIRDGAHLLEGAENIFNVLNDLQNIPLKEDKNVYFQGGKTGLPAEDELVEGRTMITESLSVTPVCVDEIIRQCQISASIVQTVLLELELAGQLERHPGNKVSLII; translated from the coding sequence ATGGGTTCTTCTTCTTTAACATCTGATGAACGGCTGGCATGGCTGCGTTTGATTCGCAGTGAAAATGTCGGCCCTGTGACGTTTTATCGTTTACTTGAACAGTTTGGAACAGCGAAAGAGGCGCTGGATGCTGTGCCTCATTTGGCGAAAAAGGGCGGACGGAAAAAAGCGATTAAAATCTGTTCCAGACGCGAAGCGTTGGACGAGCTGGAACAGCTTGATGAAATCGGGGCCAAAATGGTGTTGCGTGATGAGGCAACTTATCCCCCCTTGTTGGCCCATGTTGAAGATGCCCCTCCCATTTTGACTGTGCGCGGTCATGAACATCTTTTAACAAAACGGGCAGTCGCCATTGTCGGGGCGCGTAATGCTTCGATCAATGGCTGTAAGTTTGCAGCCCAGATCGCACGGGAGCTGGGCCAAGGCGGATTACTGGTTGTCTCAGGTCTGGCCCGTGGCGTGGATGGTGCGGCCCACGCGGCAAGCCTTGAAACAGGCACTGTCGGGGTGCAAGGCGGTGGGGTTGATGTGATTTACCCGAAAGAAAACACGACTTTATATAATGAAATGGTGGAACGTGGGTGTGTCATTGCAGAATCGAAAATGGGCACACGGCCACAGGCACGCCATTTCCCACGGCGCAACCGGATTATTTCCGGTATGTGTCGCGCGATTGTGGTGGTGGAAGCCTCGCCACGTTCTGGTTCTTTGATTAGTGCGCGTATGGCCCTGGAGCAGGGGCGCGAGGTTTTTGCGGTGCCTGGATCACCGCTAGACCCGCGTTCCAAAGGGACAAATGCTTTGATTCGCGATGGGGCACATTTGCTGGAAGGGGCTGAAAATATTTTTAATGTACTTAATGACCTTCAAAATATTCCCTTAAAAGAAGATAAAAATGTCTATTTTCAGGGGGGTAAGACTGGTTTGCCTGCAGAAGACGAACTGGTTGAAGGACGAACAATGATCACAGAAAGTTTGTCTGTAACGCCAGTTTGTGTTGACGAAATCATCCGTCAATGCCAAATCTCTGCTTCAATTGTGCAAACCGTTCTTTTGGAACTGGAACTTGCCGGGCAGCTGGAACGTCATCCCGGAAATAAGGTTTCTTTAATCATTTGA
- the plsY gene encoding glycerol-3-phosphate 1-O-acyltransferase PlsY: MGMTPVVVTHAWQMAAILGYLLGAIPFGLLLTKFFQAGDLRSIGSGNIGATNVLRTGRKGLAVATLILDGGKGAVAALIAGAYYGPEEAMIAGMMAVIGHNFPMWLKFQGGKGVATTLGVLIALCWPAGLAACATWLLIAFTFKMSSLSALVAFAISPVYMFFLGNESLAVVAFMLAVLGFIRHQENIKRILAGEEPKIGQKK, translated from the coding sequence ATGGGGATGACACCCGTCGTTGTGACGCATGCATGGCAAATGGCCGCTATTTTGGGCTATTTGCTGGGCGCAATTCCGTTTGGTTTGCTGCTGACAAAATTCTTTCAGGCAGGCGATTTGCGTTCCATCGGTTCAGGCAATATTGGCGCAACTAATGTGCTGCGCACCGGTCGTAAAGGGCTGGCTGTTGCTACGCTTATTTTAGATGGTGGCAAAGGGGCAGTCGCTGCTTTGATTGCCGGGGCCTACTATGGACCGGAAGAAGCCATGATTGCAGGTATGATGGCGGTGATCGGCCATAACTTCCCCATGTGGCTGAAGTTTCAGGGCGGCAAAGGGGTTGCAACCACGTTGGGTGTGTTGATTGCATTGTGCTGGCCTGCGGGCTTGGCAGCCTGTGCCACATGGCTGTTGATTGCCTTTACCTTTAAAATGTCATCCCTGTCCGCTTTGGTCGCTTTTGCGATCTCTCCGGTTTATATGTTCTTCCTTGGCAATGAGAGTTTGGCTGTGGTTGCCTTTATGCTGGCAGTGTTGGGTTTTATTCGCCATCAGGAAAATATTAAACGTATTTTGGCGGGTGAAGAACCAAAAATCGGCCAAAAGAAATAA
- the pyrC gene encoding dihydroorotase, with protein sequence MSVKLDKPLGRVAYVNARVIDPASNLDIQGGVLTEGEQIADFGPGYAKANGHYGEATVVDCKGACLVPGLVDMRVQIREPGEEHKGTLQSAGEAATQGGVTSMVSLPNTNPVTDDMSVVEFVARRARLLGLSKVYPYGAITKGLNGKDMAEMGMLAESGAVAFTDGTRAVASAKVMRKALTYARNYDLLLVQHAEEPSLAEGGCMNAGDLAIRMGLAGIPTVAETIMVARDVRLAEDTGGRLHFGHISTAESIDIIRRAKERGVRVTCDTAPPYFSLNELAVGDYRTFAKLSPPLRSEEDRQAIIEGLKDGTIDAIASDHAPEDEDSKRLPFAQAAFGGVGLETLLAITLELYHNKHMSLLECLRTVTCSPADIIGLPAGRLEKGAAADLCVFDPELGWKIDADQLASKSKNSPFDGRLAQGRCLRTVIDGRTVFEMK encoded by the coding sequence ATGAGTGTGAAACTTGATAAGCCGTTGGGCCGTGTTGCCTATGTGAATGCCCGTGTGATTGATCCGGCCAGTAATCTGGATATTCAGGGCGGTGTTTTAACCGAAGGCGAACAAATTGCCGATTTTGGCCCCGGCTATGCCAAAGCCAATGGTCATTACGGCGAAGCGACCGTGGTGGATTGTAAAGGGGCCTGTCTGGTGCCGGGCCTTGTGGATATGCGTGTTCAAATCCGCGAACCGGGTGAAGAACATAAAGGCACATTGCAATCTGCCGGTGAAGCGGCGACCCAGGGCGGTGTGACCTCCATGGTCAGCCTGCCCAATACCAATCCGGTCACTGATGATATGAGCGTGGTGGAATTTGTTGCGCGTCGTGCCCGTTTGTTGGGCCTGAGCAAAGTCTACCCATATGGCGCCATTACCAAGGGGCTGAACGGGAAAGACATGGCTGAAATGGGCATGTTGGCGGAATCCGGTGCGGTGGCCTTTACCGATGGGACCCGTGCGGTGGCTTCTGCCAAGGTGATGCGCAAGGCGCTGACTTATGCACGCAATTATGATCTGTTGTTGGTGCAACATGCCGAAGAACCGTCTTTGGCCGAAGGTGGCTGTATGAATGCAGGCGATCTTGCCATTCGTATGGGCTTGGCTGGTATTCCCACCGTGGCGGAAACCATCATGGTGGCCCGTGATGTCCGATTGGCCGAAGATACAGGGGGGCGCTTGCATTTTGGTCATATTTCCACGGCAGAAAGTATTGATATCATTCGCCGGGCCAAAGAGCGTGGCGTGCGTGTGACGTGTGATACAGCACCGCCGTATTTCTCATTAAACGAGTTGGCGGTGGGGGATTATCGCACCTTTGCCAAGCTGTCTCCACCACTGCGCAGTGAAGAAGATCGCCAAGCCATTATTGAAGGTTTGAAAGATGGCACAATTGATGCCATTGCCTCAGACCACGCCCCGGAAGATGAAGATTCAAAACGCTTGCCGTTTGCTCAGGCCGCTTTTGGTGGTGTTGGGTTGGAAACGCTTTTGGCGATTACGCTGGAACTTTATCATAACAAACATATGTCGCTATTAGAGTGCTTGCGCACGGTGACATGCAGCCCGGCTGATATTATCGGCTTGCCGGCAGGGCGTTTGGAAAAAGGCGCGGCTGCAGATTTGTGTGTATTTGACCCGGAATTGGGCTGGAAAATTGATGCGGACCAACTGGCATCCAAATCCAAAAACTCTCCCTTTGATGGCCGTTTGGCGCAAGGGCGTTGTTTGCGCACCGTAATTGACGGACGTACCGTCTTTGAAATGAAATAG